A window of the Gossypium hirsutum isolate 1008001.06 chromosome A05, Gossypium_hirsutum_v2.1, whole genome shotgun sequence genome harbors these coding sequences:
- the LOC107937725 gene encoding uncharacterized protein isoform X1 → MEEPQEAGVGDPFSFPPHRRSHLRSVTYRNLVRLMSLCYGDSPLATAPPIIPLPQTPDNGGNRGEQGGDDVREPGESIVSDSREPVNMVANGGSEGAVFRDKGLNDTQMVIDEIEQIMGMDDGQDLFDQNDMMVNSSMKGNGFQDGEIGREQMLIADLENIMKGNEDCHQISNCSAATLGQNQGDNCSGILLNNQDKHNDCPPVVMESGTVGQTQVDMEGGNQKNIDPFGISSNKSLAVEVSKLSGKVKDQSSSLKTNLMHEKNEIQQKEMELENIIPSNEGMCSPGPVVEKGEPEEGEIFGESLLVNESIDILLDDAVVSEKKVDDAVVSGKKVEETLISGGTFDDKHPYCNEESTVNDGTSEFTFVNTNVAPIENKVTPGEFKGSETGQMVYELGMMQRKECSGKIQKQIGHKNKVIETKSKKDVGLSNKKKQILTPAQKKEKKKKNKRKKRAEKNRQLGVKRLKVQTVLKPKTVTYCRHYLKGRCHEGEKCKFSHDTVPLTKSQPCSHFARQSCMKGNDCPFDHQLSKYPCINYTTKGSCSRGDDCLFSHKKPLEGDVASLSIAPDLPLKSSLQSDSDIGLNISRAPPKNANALSYSLGGFSDKSKKQIVADSLSKTPNLACKVVNSLFVSKSSIAESIQLNQGSLSQKMNESGRVGSQSNQRMLGVRGPATKPSVAESSKFIQGSSSLNMNGSGRLGIQGHQSESHTIQNGNDGPKKKPEMVPRGINFLSFGKSSLEDSTRKVSLANGADGYKQQPSDIEGGGGKFSSQLTPNTSSTDKKKTHPAVVPPGINLTLGKLVSSESSTSSSLPYCSDNVNNGSLPKINYTAGEQRNSSAMSYKLPVSPQTSGQSSEWLAHKSTPNSAREALISTLAVAKKFDDVKGKSVHGSQQLSDKQYDSNANPWKMPASLLTTGQSSEKITPKSTPNSSQKALMSTLAFATMFEFGMKKNQSAIRTAVNSETGDSRTGEGTKTDSKNFEAFGHFV, encoded by the exons ATGGAGGAACCGCAAGAGGCAGGCGTAGGAGATCCCTTTTCGTTCCCTCCTCATCGCCGATCGCATCTCAGGAGTGTAACTTACCGTAATCTTGTTCGACTCATGTCCCTTTGTTACGGCGATTCTCCACTAGCCACTGCCCCTCCCATTATTCCTCTTCCACAAACACCTG ATAATGGTGGTAACCGAGGTGAACAAGGTGGAGATGATGTCAGGGAGCCTGGCGAGTCGATTGTCTCAGATAGTAGGGAGCCTGTAAATATGGTGGCTAATGGAGGTTCTGAAGGTGCTGTTTTCCGGGACAAGGGCTTGAATGACACACAAATGGTAATAGATGAAATTGAGCAGATAATGGGAATGGACGATGGTCAGGATTTATTTGATCAAAATGATATGATGGTTAATAGTAGCATGAAAGGCAACGGTTTTCAGGATGGAGAGATTGGTCGGGAACAAATGCTAATTGCTGATTTAGAAAATATCATGAAAGGCAATGAAGATTGTCATCAGATTAGTAACTGCTCAGCCGCAACATTGGGCCAGAATCAGGGTGATAATTGTTCGGGCATATTGTTGAATAATCAAGATAAACATAATGATTGTCCACCTGTTGTTATGGAATCTGGAACAGTTGGTCAGACACAAGTAGACATGGAAGGTGGTAATCAAAAGAATATCGACCCCTTTGGAATCTCTTCAAATAAGAGTTTGGCAGTTGAAGTATCAAAATTGAGTGGGAAAGTCAAAGACCAAAGTTCATCGTTGAAGACTAACTTGATGCatgagaaaaatgaaattcagCAAAAAGAGATGGAATTGGAGAACATAATCCCCTCCAATGAGGGAATGTGTTCTCCTGGTCCAGTGGTTGAAAAAGGAGAACCTGAAGAGGGAGAAATTTTTGGTGAGAGTCTGCTTGTGAATGAGTCAATTGATATACTCTTAGATGATGCAGTAGTATCAGAAAAAAAGGTAGATGATGCTGTGGTATCAGGAAAAAAGGTGGAAGAGACGCTAATTTCTGGAGGCACCTTTGATGACAAACACCCTTATTGCAATGAAGAAAGCACTGTTAATGATGGAACTTCTGAGTTTACTTTCGTTAATACAAATGTTGCTCCAATTGAAAACAAAGTTACACCTGGGGAATTTAAAGGAAGTGAGACAGGTCAGATGGTGTATGAACTAGGAATGATGCAAAGAAAGGAATGTAGTGGAAAGATTCAGAAGCAAATTGGACACAAAAATAAAGTCATTGAAACTAAATCGAAG AAGGATGTTGGTCTCAGCAATAAGAAAAAGCAAATTCTGACTCCTGcacagaagaaagaaaagaaaaag AAGAATAAACGAAAGAAAAGAGCAGAGAAAAACCGGCAGCTTGGTGTTAAAAGGTTGAAAGTGCAGACAGTTCTGAAACCAAAAACTGTAACATATTGTCGCCATTATCTGAAAGGAAGGTGTCATGAG GGTGAGAAGTGCAAATTCTCACATGATACAGTACCTTTGACAAAATCTCAG CCTTGCAGTCATTTTGCACGTCAGTCATGCATGAAGGGAAACGATTGTCCATTTGATCACCAGCTCTCCAAGTATCCCTGTATCAATTATACGACTAAAGGTTCCTGCAGCAGAGGTGATGATTGTTTGTTTTCACACAAG AAGCCACTGGAGGGAGATGTTGCATCTCTGTCCATTGCTCCTGATCTTCCACTGAAGTCATCATTGCAGAGTGATTCTGATATAGGACTGAATATCAGCAGAGCTCCACCTAAGAATGCTAATGCCTTGTCCTATTCTCTAGGAGGTTTTTCTGACAAAAGCAAAAAACAAATTGTGGCAGATTCTCTATCTAAAACACCTAATCTTGCTTGCAAAGTTGTAAACtctctttttgtttcaaaatCATCCATCGCTGAATCAATTCAACTTAATCAAGGCAGCTTATCTCAAAAGATGAATGAAAGTGGAAGAGTTGGAAGTCAAAGTAATCAAAGGATGTTAGGCGTACGTGGTCCTGCTACAAAGCCATCTGTGGCAGAATCAAGTAAATTTATCCAAGGTAGCTCATCTCTGAATATGAATGGAAGTGGCAGACTTGGGATTCAGGGCCACCAAAGTGAATCACACACAATTCAGAATGGGAATGATGGTCCAAAGAAAAAGCCAGAAATGGTACCAAGGGGTATAAATTTTCTATCGTTTGGAAAATCATCTTTAGAAGATTCCACTAGGAAAGTTAGTTTGGCGAATGGGGCAGATGGATATAAGCAACAACCCAGTGATATTGAAGGTGGTGGAGGTAAATTCAGCAGTCAGCTTACCCCAAATACATCGAGTACAGATAAAAAGAAAACTCATCCAGCAGTGGTGCCACCGGGAATAAATCTCACTCTGGGAAAACTGGTTAGCTCTGAAAGTAGTACATCATCTAGCTTGCCTTACTGTTCAGATAATGTTAACAATGGATCTCTTCCAAAGATTAATTATACGGCTGGTGAACAGCGCAACTCAAGTGCAATGTCATATAAGTTGCCGGTTTCTCCACAAACTTCAGGTCAATCCTCAGAGTGGTTAGCACATAAAAGCACGCCGAATTCTGCTCGGGAAGCACTCATTTCTACTCTGGCAGTGGCAAAAAAGTTTGATGATGTCAAGGGTAAATCTGTTCATGGAAGTCAACAGTTGTCTGACAAACAATATGACTCCAATGCAAACCCATGGAAGATGCCAGCTTCCCTGCTCACTACAGGTCAATCATCAGAGAAGATAACACCTAAAAGCACACCAAATTCATCTCAGAAGGCACTGATGTCTACTCTAGCATTTGCAACAATGTTTGAGTTTGGAATGAAGAAAAATCAGTCTGCTATTAGAACTGCAGttaatagtgaaacaggggatagCAGAACAGGTGAAGGAACAAAAACTGACAGCAAAAACTTCGAAGCTTTTGGACATTTTGTCTAG
- the LOC107937725 gene encoding uncharacterized protein isoform X2, producing the protein MEEPQEAGVGDPFSFPPHRRSHLRSVTYRNLVRLMSLCYGDSPLATAPPIIPLPQTPDNGGNRGEQGGDDVREPGESIVSDSREPVNMVANGGSEGAVFRDKGLNDTQMVIDEIEQIMGMDDGQDLFDQNDMMVNSSMKGNGFQDGEIGREQMLIADLENIMKGNEDCHQISNCSAATLGQNQGDNCSGILLNNQDKHNDCPPVVMESGTVGQTQVDMEGGNQKNIDPFGISSNKSLAVEVSKLSGKVKDQSSSLKTNLMHEKNEIQQKEMELENIIPSNEGMCSPGPVVEKGEPEEGEIFGESLLVNESIDILLDDAVVSEKKVDDAVVSGKKVEETLISGGTFDDKHPYCNEESTVNDGTSEFTFVNTNVAPIENKVTPGEFKGSETGQMVYELGMMQRKECSGKIQKQIGHKNKVIETKSKKDVGLSNKKKQILTPAQKKEKKKKNKRKKRAEKNRQLGVKRLKVQTVLKPKTVTYCRHYLKGRCHEGEKCKFSHDTVPLTKSQPCSHFARQSCMKGNDCPFDHQLSKYPCINYTTKGSCSRGDDCLFSHKPLEGDVASLSIAPDLPLKSSLQSDSDIGLNISRAPPKNANALSYSLGGFSDKSKKQIVADSLSKTPNLACKVVNSLFVSKSSIAESIQLNQGSLSQKMNESGRVGSQSNQRMLGVRGPATKPSVAESSKFIQGSSSLNMNGSGRLGIQGHQSESHTIQNGNDGPKKKPEMVPRGINFLSFGKSSLEDSTRKVSLANGADGYKQQPSDIEGGGGKFSSQLTPNTSSTDKKKTHPAVVPPGINLTLGKLVSSESSTSSSLPYCSDNVNNGSLPKINYTAGEQRNSSAMSYKLPVSPQTSGQSSEWLAHKSTPNSAREALISTLAVAKKFDDVKGKSVHGSQQLSDKQYDSNANPWKMPASLLTTGQSSEKITPKSTPNSSQKALMSTLAFATMFEFGMKKNQSAIRTAVNSETGDSRTGEGTKTDSKNFEAFGHFV; encoded by the exons ATGGAGGAACCGCAAGAGGCAGGCGTAGGAGATCCCTTTTCGTTCCCTCCTCATCGCCGATCGCATCTCAGGAGTGTAACTTACCGTAATCTTGTTCGACTCATGTCCCTTTGTTACGGCGATTCTCCACTAGCCACTGCCCCTCCCATTATTCCTCTTCCACAAACACCTG ATAATGGTGGTAACCGAGGTGAACAAGGTGGAGATGATGTCAGGGAGCCTGGCGAGTCGATTGTCTCAGATAGTAGGGAGCCTGTAAATATGGTGGCTAATGGAGGTTCTGAAGGTGCTGTTTTCCGGGACAAGGGCTTGAATGACACACAAATGGTAATAGATGAAATTGAGCAGATAATGGGAATGGACGATGGTCAGGATTTATTTGATCAAAATGATATGATGGTTAATAGTAGCATGAAAGGCAACGGTTTTCAGGATGGAGAGATTGGTCGGGAACAAATGCTAATTGCTGATTTAGAAAATATCATGAAAGGCAATGAAGATTGTCATCAGATTAGTAACTGCTCAGCCGCAACATTGGGCCAGAATCAGGGTGATAATTGTTCGGGCATATTGTTGAATAATCAAGATAAACATAATGATTGTCCACCTGTTGTTATGGAATCTGGAACAGTTGGTCAGACACAAGTAGACATGGAAGGTGGTAATCAAAAGAATATCGACCCCTTTGGAATCTCTTCAAATAAGAGTTTGGCAGTTGAAGTATCAAAATTGAGTGGGAAAGTCAAAGACCAAAGTTCATCGTTGAAGACTAACTTGATGCatgagaaaaatgaaattcagCAAAAAGAGATGGAATTGGAGAACATAATCCCCTCCAATGAGGGAATGTGTTCTCCTGGTCCAGTGGTTGAAAAAGGAGAACCTGAAGAGGGAGAAATTTTTGGTGAGAGTCTGCTTGTGAATGAGTCAATTGATATACTCTTAGATGATGCAGTAGTATCAGAAAAAAAGGTAGATGATGCTGTGGTATCAGGAAAAAAGGTGGAAGAGACGCTAATTTCTGGAGGCACCTTTGATGACAAACACCCTTATTGCAATGAAGAAAGCACTGTTAATGATGGAACTTCTGAGTTTACTTTCGTTAATACAAATGTTGCTCCAATTGAAAACAAAGTTACACCTGGGGAATTTAAAGGAAGTGAGACAGGTCAGATGGTGTATGAACTAGGAATGATGCAAAGAAAGGAATGTAGTGGAAAGATTCAGAAGCAAATTGGACACAAAAATAAAGTCATTGAAACTAAATCGAAG AAGGATGTTGGTCTCAGCAATAAGAAAAAGCAAATTCTGACTCCTGcacagaagaaagaaaagaaaaag AAGAATAAACGAAAGAAAAGAGCAGAGAAAAACCGGCAGCTTGGTGTTAAAAGGTTGAAAGTGCAGACAGTTCTGAAACCAAAAACTGTAACATATTGTCGCCATTATCTGAAAGGAAGGTGTCATGAG GGTGAGAAGTGCAAATTCTCACATGATACAGTACCTTTGACAAAATCTCAG CCTTGCAGTCATTTTGCACGTCAGTCATGCATGAAGGGAAACGATTGTCCATTTGATCACCAGCTCTCCAAGTATCCCTGTATCAATTATACGACTAAAGGTTCCTGCAGCAGAGGTGATGATTGTTTGTTTTCACACAAG CCACTGGAGGGAGATGTTGCATCTCTGTCCATTGCTCCTGATCTTCCACTGAAGTCATCATTGCAGAGTGATTCTGATATAGGACTGAATATCAGCAGAGCTCCACCTAAGAATGCTAATGCCTTGTCCTATTCTCTAGGAGGTTTTTCTGACAAAAGCAAAAAACAAATTGTGGCAGATTCTCTATCTAAAACACCTAATCTTGCTTGCAAAGTTGTAAACtctctttttgtttcaaaatCATCCATCGCTGAATCAATTCAACTTAATCAAGGCAGCTTATCTCAAAAGATGAATGAAAGTGGAAGAGTTGGAAGTCAAAGTAATCAAAGGATGTTAGGCGTACGTGGTCCTGCTACAAAGCCATCTGTGGCAGAATCAAGTAAATTTATCCAAGGTAGCTCATCTCTGAATATGAATGGAAGTGGCAGACTTGGGATTCAGGGCCACCAAAGTGAATCACACACAATTCAGAATGGGAATGATGGTCCAAAGAAAAAGCCAGAAATGGTACCAAGGGGTATAAATTTTCTATCGTTTGGAAAATCATCTTTAGAAGATTCCACTAGGAAAGTTAGTTTGGCGAATGGGGCAGATGGATATAAGCAACAACCCAGTGATATTGAAGGTGGTGGAGGTAAATTCAGCAGTCAGCTTACCCCAAATACATCGAGTACAGATAAAAAGAAAACTCATCCAGCAGTGGTGCCACCGGGAATAAATCTCACTCTGGGAAAACTGGTTAGCTCTGAAAGTAGTACATCATCTAGCTTGCCTTACTGTTCAGATAATGTTAACAATGGATCTCTTCCAAAGATTAATTATACGGCTGGTGAACAGCGCAACTCAAGTGCAATGTCATATAAGTTGCCGGTTTCTCCACAAACTTCAGGTCAATCCTCAGAGTGGTTAGCACATAAAAGCACGCCGAATTCTGCTCGGGAAGCACTCATTTCTACTCTGGCAGTGGCAAAAAAGTTTGATGATGTCAAGGGTAAATCTGTTCATGGAAGTCAACAGTTGTCTGACAAACAATATGACTCCAATGCAAACCCATGGAAGATGCCAGCTTCCCTGCTCACTACAGGTCAATCATCAGAGAAGATAACACCTAAAAGCACACCAAATTCATCTCAGAAGGCACTGATGTCTACTCTAGCATTTGCAACAATGTTTGAGTTTGGAATGAAGAAAAATCAGTCTGCTATTAGAACTGCAGttaatagtgaaacaggggatagCAGAACAGGTGAAGGAACAAAAACTGACAGCAAAAACTTCGAAGCTTTTGGACATTTTGTCTAG
- the LOC107937713 gene encoding heat stress transcription factor A-7a, whose protein sequence is MVVPDNGGGEGLCLSYTTAFSKKIGDEINQMESNNILVKEEPVAESSGEEDYQEALLIKAVKEEEEDDNDDETGVIDDMMNCGDCNNVSNNGSSSCSSSVDLPKPMEGLNESGPPPFLKKTYEMVEDPVTDPIVSWSINRNSFIVWDSYKFSEDLLPKYFKHKNFSSFIRQLNTYGFRKIDSDRWEFANEEFQRGKRHLLKNIKRRSRYNRQQQGGVNCANNSTSNIGLEAEVEILKKDRSILQLEVLKLRQQQEESNHQLSAVHERIRFAKCRQQQMCNFIAKIAKYPSFINRLTKKRKQQNIEIDEGEFSFSKKRKFLETQVTKCLPGAMGMTDLSVKCRNQVNEEGLKSIQAAEISKLLPDYKEKNNNQTLHDEKSSEPAMSSVYDVMSKNLLGESSGVENATNEELSSVNDSKIYLELEDLISWKQCNWGGFASELVEQTGCV, encoded by the exons ATGGTGGTGCCTGACAATGGAGGCGGAGAAGGGTTATGTTTGAGTTACACGACGGCGTTTTCAAAGAAAATCGGAGACGAGATTAATCAAATGGAGTCAAATAATATCCTAGTGAAGGAAGAGCCAGTAGCTGAAAGTAGCGGAGAAGAAGATTATCAAGAGGCTTTGTTGATCAAAGCAgttaaagaggaagaagaagatgataatgatgatgaaaCCGGTGTCATTGATGATATGATGAACTGCGGGGATTGTAACAACGTCAGCAATAATGGGTCGTCTTCTTGCAGTTCATCTGTTGATTTGCCGAAACCTATGGAAGGATTGAACGAGTCGGGTCCTCCTCCGTTTTTGAAGAAAACATATGAGATGGTGGAGGATCCGGTAACCGACCCGATTGTTTCCTGGAGCATTAACCGCAATAGCTTCATCGTTTGGGATTCTTATAAGTTCTCAGAAGATCTCCTTCCTAAATATTTCAAGCACAAGAACTTCTCCAGTTTCATCCGCCAACTCAACACTTAT GGGTTTAGAAAGATTGACTCAGATAGATGGGAATTTGCAAATGAGGAGTTTCAAAGAGGAAAGAGGCATTTGCTGAAAAACATTAAGAGAAGAAGTAGATATAATAGGCAACAACAAGGTGGAGTGAATTGTGCTAATAATTCAACTAGTAATATTGGTTTGGAAGCTGAAGTTGAGATATTGAAGAAAGATCGGAGTATACTGCAACTGGAAGTCTTGAAACTGAGACAACAACAAGAAGAATCAAATCATCAGCTGAGTGCTGTTCATGAGCGGATTCGTTTTGCTAAGTGTAGGCAACAACAAATGTGCAATTTCATTGCTAAAATAGCAAAGTATCCCAGTTTTATTAATCGATTGACTAAGAAAAGGAAGCAGCAAAATATAGAGATTGATGAAGGGGAGTTTAGCTTTAGCAAGAAAAGGAAGTTTCTTGAGACGCAAGTCACAAAGTGCTTGCCTGGGGCTATGGGGATGACTGACCTAAGTGTCAAGTGCAGGAACCAAGTTAATGAAGAGGGATTGAAATCAATACAAGCTGCTGAGATCTCAAAGCTTTTGCCTGATTATAAGGAGAAGAACAACAACCAAACCCTTCACGATGAAAAGAGCAGTGAACCAGCAATGTCTTCTGTTTATGATGTTATGTCCAAAAATCTGCTAGGGGAAAGCTCAGGTGTTGAGAATGCAACAAATGAAGAGCTATCATCAGTGAATGATTCCAAGATCTATCTTGAGTTGGAGGATTTAATCAGCTGGAAGCAATGTAACTGGGGTGGTTTTGCAAGTGAATTGGTGGAGCAAACTGGCTGTGTCTAA